ATCCTGCTGTCGGACGACCTGAAGACCCCGGCCGAGAGCTGGCTCGTGCCCCAGGGGCTCGGCGACTGGCTGGCGGGCCTTCCGGGCATGAGCGGCCGTGACGGGCTCTTCAACGTGGGCCTGGCCGTCGGCCAGGACATGTACACCCCGGACGACACCTCCCTCTCCGACCCGCCGACCGACGACCGCCCCTATGCGGGCTGGCTGTACGGCTCGCTCCTCCTGGACCGGAAGGACGCTTCCTGGCTCGATACCCTGGAACTGACCATGGGCATGGTCGGTCCGTCGTCCCATGCCGACGACGCGCAAAGAACCGCGCACAACGTCTTCGGTTCCGAGCCCGCCAAAGGCTGGAGCACCCAGCTGCACGACGAGTTCGGCGCCATGCTCTCCTACACGGCCTTCTGGCGGGCCCTGGAGATTCCCCTGGCCGGTTCCCTGGGCGCGGACCTCATCCCCCACTTCGGAGCCACGATCGGCAACGTCAAGACCTACGCCAACGCCGGGGCCGAGTTCCGGCTGGGATGGGACCTGCCCGGGAACTTCGGCATCACCCCCATCGGCCCGGGCAGCGGCGAAACCACGGGCATGGCCCAGGGCAAGGAGAGCCCCACCTTCTCCATCTACCTCTTCGCCTATGTCGACGGCCAGGCCGTGGCCCACAACATCTTCCTCGACGGCAACACCTTCCGATCGAGCCGCCACGTGCCCAAGAAGGCCCTGGTCGGAGACGCGGCCGCGGGCGTGGGAATGGAGGTCTGCGACCTCTTCGTCACGTTCTGCTACGTCTCGCGCAGCCCCGAGTTCTACGGCGACAGCGGGCAGAACTTCGGATCCGTGACCGTCGGCTACCGCTTCTGATCCTC
The nucleotide sequence above comes from Desulfovibrio sp. X2. Encoded proteins:
- a CDS encoding lipid A deacylase LpxR family protein gives rise to the protein MRKPALSSCCLCLILLLLPTAARAATLQAQWENDLFADSDKHYTNGAKIILLSDDLKTPAESWLVPQGLGDWLAGLPGMSGRDGLFNVGLAVGQDMYTPDDTSLSDPPTDDRPYAGWLYGSLLLDRKDASWLDTLELTMGMVGPSSHADDAQRTAHNVFGSEPAKGWSTQLHDEFGAMLSYTAFWRALEIPLAGSLGADLIPHFGATIGNVKTYANAGAEFRLGWDLPGNFGITPIGPGSGETTGMAQGKESPTFSIYLFAYVDGQAVAHNIFLDGNTFRSSRHVPKKALVGDAAAGVGMEVCDLFVTFCYVSRSPEFYGDSGQNFGSVTVGYRF